The genomic interval TAAACGGTATCGGCGGCGGATGATACCAGTACGGCTTCGATGGATTGGCGCAGCTCAGGAGTCACTCGTTCATCGGTATCCAGCATGAAAATGTAATCGCCGCTGGCGTACTGTTGCGCCCGCTGTCGCTGTTTGCCATAACCGGGCCAGTCCGTCGTCTGATGGACGATAGCGCCGAATTGACGTGCGACCTCCACGGTATCGTCGCGGCTGCCGGAGTCCAGCACGATGATTTCATCAGCCCAGGCGACGGAAGACAAACAATCGGGCAGCAATTCAGCCGCATCCCGGCTGATGAGTACCACGGAGAGACGTTTGCGACTCATTACTGGCTCCGGGGCGGTAGATAAGGCTCAAGCAGGGTCAGCAAGCTTTGCAGCGCGCCCTGATTCTTGTGCAGTACCTCTACTGCATGGCGGCCGTAATAACGGCGGTAATCCTCATCGGCAAGCAGATTGGAGGCTTGCTCCACCAGCGAGCGGGTGTCTGTGACGGTAATCAGGCCGTCGGATTCCCGCAGCCGGGCGCAGATATCCTTGAAGTTGAAAATATGCGGCCCCATCAGCACCGGAATCGCATGCGCGGCAGGTTCCAGCGGGTTATGACCACCGCGTTCGATCAGGCTGCCGCCGACAAACGCCAGATCGGCGATGCCGTAAAGCAGCATCAGCTCTCCCATGGTATCGCCAATCACCACATGAGAACTGGCTGGAGGAATGGCGCCTGAGCTGCGCAACGTGTACTCCAGGCCAGCTTTTTTCACGATAGCTTTCGCGTCGTCGAAACGATCCGGGTGACGCGGCACCAGAATCAACAGCAGGGTGGGGAAACTCCTGAGCAACTCGCAGTGCGCATCGATAATGATTTTTTCTTCGCCTTCATGGGTACTGGCGGCTATCCATACCGGGCGTTGCGATGCCCATTGACGACGCAGCGTGACGGCGCGCGCCGCCAGTTCCGGCGTGACGGAAATATCAAATTTCAAGCTGCCGGTGACATTGAGCTGGCTGCGCTTGAGGCCCAGATCGATAAAACGTTCGCCGTCTTCCGCATTTTGCACGGCGATCAACGTGATGCGGCGCAGCAACGCGCGCATAAAACCGCCCAGTTTACGGTAGCCGTTGGCCGAACGTTCCGACAGCCGGGCGTTGGCGATAATCAGCGGGATATGGCGTTGGTGCAACGCCTGGATCATGTTTGGCCAGAGTTCGGTTTCCATCACGATCACCAGACGCGGCTGAATATGGTTCAGAAAACGTGACATTGCGCCGGGCAGATCGTAAGGCAGGTAAACGTGGTAAACGTCTTTGCCGAAAGCAGAAAGCGCGCGTTCCGAGCCCGTGGGGGTCATGGTGGTGACGGTGATTGGCAAAGAGGGATAACGATGGCGCAATGCCCGCACCAGCGGCACCGCCGCCAGCGTTTCGCCGACCGACACGGAGTGCAGCAGTATGCCTTCGGGTTTTACCTGATTCTTGTAAAAACCATAGCGTTCGCCCCAGCGTTTACGATATGCGGGAATCTTGCGGCCCCGGAGCCAAAGGCGCAGCCAGATTAATGGCTGGATCATGTAAAACAGAAGGGTATACAGCGTTTGTAACATAATCATCGGTATTATTATCAGAGATAGCGAATTCTATATATTTATGGCGGGTAAATCTATCCTTTTAGCCGGAGGGCAAATTTGGTGTGATTTCTTATGTGAAAACAGATAATTATCTTTATGGTATTTACCTCAGACAGAAATGGTTGTTCGCGATACGTAGATAGTACCGATGTGGAATGTTAATTAATTTGAATATATTGCAGATGTATTTTGAAACAAAAAATCGAATTTATTATTTTATTCTGCAAATAGAAATAATGTTTTTATAAAATTGAAAGCAATGGAAAATATGATTATGGGGTTGATGGATGGTTATTTTTTTAATGATGACGGGGTAGGGGGAATTCAGAGGAAATACATTGTTATTTAACTGCGATTTAAACAGTGAACGGGATAGTCGGATACCATTGAACTGACATGCTTGATTATTGGGATATTATCTCATTTCCCGCAGAAACCCGGCCGCTGGAGCGCGGCGAAAGTATTTTGTACAGGATTATTGCGGGCCATTCATGTATTATGTGCGCCTCATGATTTAAGGTTTATATGATTAAGGTATAAAAAGATGTTAGACACATCTTTAAATATATTACATACCGAGTCCTCCTGCGGGTGGGGCGGGCAGGAAATCCGTATCCTGACGGAATCTCAGGGTATGATGAAACGCGGCCACAAAGTGACAATCCTGTGCTGCCCACATTCCAATATCTATCGTGAAGCCCAGGCGCGCGGTATTGCCGTCGTAGGATTGCCGATCGAGAAAAAGCGTTTTTCCGCCCTGACAGCATTGACCGGCTGGCTGAAACAGTACGGTTGCGCGTTCGACGTAATTAATACGCACAGTTCGACCGATGCGTGGCTGGTCGGTGTCGCGGGGCTGATTTTGGGCAAACGTCTGCCGCCGATGGTGAGAACGCGCCATGTATCCACCGACATCAACCAGTCCTTCACCACCCGCTGGCTTTATTTAAAGGCGACTCGCCACATTGCCACCACGGGTGAGCGCCTGCGCCAACAGTTGCATCGCGATAACCGTTATCCTCTGACGCACATGACATCGGTGCCTACCGGTATTGATTTGGATTTTTACCGGCAGCACTCCCGGCAGAACGCGCGTCAGACCATCGGCATACCGGAGCGCCCAACGCTGGGGATCCTGGCGACGATGCGTTCCTGGAAAGGCCACGCCTATCTGCTGGACGCCTGGCAGACGTTGTCGAAGGATTTTCCCGACTGGCAATTGCTGATGGTGGGCGATGGGCCGCAGCGCTCGGCGCTGGAACAGCAGGTGGCCTCGATGGGGTTGTCCGACAATGTCCTGTTCCTTGGCAATCGCGACGATGTGCCGGACTGTCTCAATAGTATGGATGTGTTTGTCCTTCCCTCCTACGGCAACGAAGGGGTGCCGCAGAGCATCATGCAGGCAATGGCCTGCGGCCTGCCGGTGGTCTCGACGACAGTAGGCGCGATTGATGAAGCGGTGGTCAGCGGCGAAACCGG from Musicola paradisiaca NCPPB 2511 carries:
- the waaA gene encoding lipid IV(A) 3-deoxy-D-manno-octulosonic acid transferase — protein: MLQTLYTLLFYMIQPLIWLRLWLRGRKIPAYRKRWGERYGFYKNQVKPEGILLHSVSVGETLAAVPLVRALRHRYPSLPITVTTMTPTGSERALSAFGKDVYHVYLPYDLPGAMSRFLNHIQPRLVIVMETELWPNMIQALHQRHIPLIIANARLSERSANGYRKLGGFMRALLRRITLIAVQNAEDGERFIDLGLKRSQLNVTGSLKFDISVTPELAARAVTLRRQWASQRPVWIAASTHEGEEKIIIDAHCELLRSFPTLLLILVPRHPDRFDDAKAIVKKAGLEYTLRSSGAIPPASSHVVIGDTMGELMLLYGIADLAFVGGSLIERGGHNPLEPAAHAIPVLMGPHIFNFKDICARLRESDGLITVTDTRSLVEQASNLLADEDYRRYYGRHAVEVLHKNQGALQSLLTLLEPYLPPRSQ
- a CDS encoding glycosyltransferase family 4 protein, whose product is MLDTSLNILHTESSCGWGGQEIRILTESQGMMKRGHKVTILCCPHSNIYREAQARGIAVVGLPIEKKRFSALTALTGWLKQYGCAFDVINTHSSTDAWLVGVAGLILGKRLPPMVRTRHVSTDINQSFTTRWLYLKATRHIATTGERLRQQLHRDNRYPLTHMTSVPTGIDLDFYRQHSRQNARQTIGIPERPTLGILATMRSWKGHAYLLDAWQTLSKDFPDWQLLMVGDGPQRSALEQQVASMGLSDNVLFLGNRDDVPDCLNSMDVFVLPSYGNEGVPQSIMQAMACGLPVVSTTVGAIDEAVVSGETGYLIAPKDAVQLASTLRQLMGDDALRVRFGQAALQRAATCFGADIMLDRMTTIFQNSLRTRNQ